One region of Microbacterium sp. Root553 genomic DNA includes:
- a CDS encoding succinate dehydrogenase iron-sulfur subunit, which yields MSNAIAEAPAATTEEAAIQSFIVTFNIRRFDPEVDSEPHWVDYDVELFSTDRVLDALHKIKWEVDGSLTFRRSCAHGICGSDAMRINGRNRLACKTLIKDLDISKPIYVEAIKGLPLEKDLVVDMEPFFASYREVQPFLVANSVPEKGKERVQSIADREIFDDTTKCILCAACTSSCPVFWTDGQYFGPAAIVNAHRFIFDSRDDNAAVRLDILNDKEGVWRCRTTFNCSEACPRGIEVTKAIAEVKQAVLRGRP from the coding sequence ATGTCGAACGCCATCGCCGAAGCCCCCGCAGCCACGACCGAAGAGGCGGCGATCCAGTCCTTCATCGTCACCTTCAACATCCGCCGGTTCGACCCCGAGGTCGACTCCGAGCCGCACTGGGTCGACTACGACGTGGAGCTCTTCTCCACCGACCGCGTGCTCGACGCGCTGCACAAGATCAAGTGGGAGGTCGACGGATCGCTCACGTTCCGCCGCTCGTGCGCCCACGGCATCTGCGGCTCCGATGCCATGCGCATCAACGGCCGCAACCGTCTGGCCTGCAAGACGCTGATCAAGGACCTCGACATCTCGAAGCCGATCTACGTCGAGGCCATCAAGGGCCTGCCGCTCGAGAAGGACCTCGTCGTCGACATGGAGCCGTTCTTCGCCTCCTACCGCGAGGTCCAGCCGTTCCTCGTGGCGAACTCCGTGCCGGAGAAGGGCAAGGAGCGCGTGCAGAGCATCGCCGACCGCGAGATCTTCGACGACACGACCAAGTGCATCCTCTGCGCCGCCTGCACGTCCTCGTGCCCGGTGTTCTGGACCGACGGACAGTACTTCGGCCCCGCCGCGATCGTGAACGCGCACCGCTTCATCTTCGACTCGCGCGACGACAACGCCGCCGTGCGCCTCGACATCCTCAACGACAAGGAGGGCGTGTGGCGCTGCCGCACCACCTTCAACTGCTCCGAGGCATGCCCCCGCGGCATCGAGGTCACCAAGGCCATCGCCGAGGTCAAGCAGGCCGTGCTGCGCGGGCGTCCCTGA
- the sdhA gene encoding succinate dehydrogenase flavoprotein subunit, translated as MTTETQASVVRDGVHYHQFDIVIVGAGGAGMRAAIEAGSGANTAVISKLYPTRSHTGAAQGGMAAALANVEEDSWEWHTFDTVKGGDYLVDQDAAEILAKEAIDAVIDLENMGLPFNRTPEGKIDQRRFGGHTAEHGKTPVRRACYAADRTGHMILQTLFQNCVKLGINFFNEFYVLDLLTVKDADGKTQVSGVVAYDLSTGELHVFQAKAVIFATGGFGKIFKTTSNAHTLTGDGVGIVWRKGLPLEDLEFFQFHPTGLAGLGILLTEGARGEGAILRNASGERFMERYAPTIKDLAPRDIVARCMVQEVAEGRGAGPHKDYVLLDCTHLGAEVLETKLPDITEFARTYLGVDPVVEPVPVMPTAHYAMGGIPTNNNGEVLADNDTVVPGLYAAGECACVSVHGANRLGTNSLLDINVFGKRSGRNAVEYVKTAEFVPLPENPAAFVSDMLEGLRNNQGTERIAVLRKTLQDEMDKGAQVFRTHESLQHVLGVIADLRDRYRNIHVDDKGKRFNTDLLEAVELGFLLDIAEVVVYAAQNREESRGGHMRDDFPKRDDENYMQHTMAYLTGDAHSSDPGDHIKLDWKPVVFTKNEQGELNYPPMERKY; from the coding sequence GTGACTACAGAGACCCAGGCTTCCGTCGTGCGCGACGGAGTGCACTACCACCAGTTCGACATCGTGATCGTGGGCGCCGGCGGTGCCGGCATGCGCGCGGCGATCGAGGCAGGCTCCGGCGCGAACACCGCCGTCATCTCCAAGCTCTACCCGACGCGTTCGCACACCGGCGCGGCACAGGGAGGCATGGCGGCCGCCCTCGCGAACGTCGAGGAGGACAGCTGGGAGTGGCACACCTTCGACACGGTCAAGGGTGGCGACTACCTCGTAGACCAGGATGCTGCGGAGATCCTCGCCAAGGAGGCGATCGACGCGGTCATCGACCTCGAGAACATGGGTCTCCCCTTCAACCGCACGCCCGAGGGCAAGATCGATCAGCGCCGATTCGGCGGGCACACCGCCGAGCACGGCAAGACCCCGGTGCGTCGCGCCTGCTATGCCGCCGACCGCACCGGTCACATGATCCTGCAGACGCTCTTCCAGAACTGCGTCAAGCTCGGCATCAACTTCTTCAACGAGTTCTACGTCCTCGACCTCCTGACGGTGAAGGATGCCGACGGCAAGACGCAGGTCTCGGGCGTCGTGGCCTACGACCTGTCCACGGGCGAGCTGCACGTCTTCCAGGCCAAGGCCGTGATCTTCGCGACCGGCGGTTTCGGCAAGATCTTCAAGACGACCTCGAACGCGCACACCCTCACCGGCGACGGCGTGGGCATCGTCTGGCGCAAGGGCCTCCCTCTCGAGGACCTCGAGTTCTTCCAGTTCCATCCGACCGGTCTCGCCGGACTCGGCATCCTCCTCACCGAGGGCGCCCGCGGTGAGGGCGCGATCCTGCGCAACGCCTCGGGCGAGCGCTTCATGGAGCGCTACGCCCCGACCATCAAGGACCTCGCGCCGCGTGACATCGTCGCCCGCTGCATGGTCCAGGAGGTCGCCGAGGGGCGCGGCGCGGGTCCCCACAAGGACTACGTGCTGCTGGACTGCACGCACCTGGGCGCGGAGGTCCTCGAGACCAAGCTCCCCGACATCACCGAGTTCGCCCGCACGTACCTGGGCGTCGACCCGGTCGTCGAGCCCGTGCCGGTGATGCCGACCGCTCACTACGCGATGGGCGGGATCCCGACGAACAACAACGGCGAGGTCCTGGCCGACAACGACACCGTCGTGCCCGGTCTGTACGCCGCCGGCGAGTGCGCCTGCGTCTCGGTGCACGGAGCCAACCGTCTCGGCACCAACTCGCTGCTCGACATCAACGTGTTCGGCAAGCGCTCCGGGCGCAACGCGGTCGAGTACGTCAAGACCGCCGAGTTCGTGCCGCTTCCCGAGAACCCCGCCGCCTTCGTCTCGGACATGCTCGAGGGGCTGCGCAACAACCAGGGCACCGAGCGCATCGCCGTGCTGCGCAAGACGCTGCAGGACGAGATGGACAAGGGCGCGCAGGTGTTCCGCACGCACGAGTCCCTGCAGCACGTTCTCGGCGTCATCGCCGACCTGCGCGACCGCTACCGCAACATCCACGTCGACGACAAGGGCAAGCGCTTCAACACCGACCTGCTCGAGGCCGTCGAGCTGGGCTTCCTGCTCGACATCGCCGAGGTCGTCGTCTACGCCGCGCAGAACCGCGAGGAGAGCCGTGGCGGACACATGCGCGACGACTTCCCGAAGCGCGACGACGAGAACTACATGCAGCACACCATGGCCTACCTCACGGGAGATGCGCACTCGTCCGACCCGGGCGACCACATCAAGCTCGACTGGAAGCCCGTCGTGTTCACGAAGAACGAGCAGGGCGAGTTGAACTACCCGCCGATGGAGAGGAAGTACTGA
- a CDS encoding succinate dehydrogenase hydrophobic membrane anchor subunit yields the protein MTAQTVAAPARTRRGFNLEKWGWLFMRGSGVVLVVLIFGHLFINLMVGEGIHALDFAFIAGKFATPFWQWWDVLMLWLALIHGANGMRTIVNDYVTNNTARKALTWALGLAAALLIILGTLVVFTFDPCLGVTETSTLWEQCQTLGK from the coding sequence ATGACCGCTCAGACCGTCGCCGCTCCGGCACGCACCCGCCGCGGATTCAACCTCGAGAAGTGGGGCTGGCTGTTCATGCGCGGCTCCGGCGTCGTCCTCGTCGTGCTGATCTTCGGCCACCTGTTCATCAACCTGATGGTCGGCGAGGGCATCCACGCCCTCGACTTCGCGTTCATCGCGGGCAAGTTCGCCACGCCGTTCTGGCAGTGGTGGGACGTCCTCATGCTGTGGCTGGCCCTGATCCACGGCGCCAACGGCATGCGGACGATCGTCAACGACTACGTCACGAACAACACCGCCCGCAAGGCACTCACCTGGGCCCTCGGCCTGGCCGCGGCACTGCTCATCATCCTCGGCACGCTGGTCGTCTTCACATTCGACCCGTGCCTCGGTGTGACCGAGACGAGCACGCTGTGGGAACAGTGCCAGACCCTGGGCAAGTAG
- the sdhC gene encoding succinate dehydrogenase, cytochrome b556 subunit translates to MSTSARLTPSISETTSKTPRGTLYRGREGMWSWVLHRITGVAIFFFLLVHVLDTALIRVSPEAYNAVIGTYKNPIMALGEVVLVAGIVFHAMNGLRIIAVDFWSKGAKYQRQLFWGVLLVWGIIMAGFVPRHLMLAFAGFGGGH, encoded by the coding sequence GTGTCCACAAGCGCTCGCTTGACACCGTCGATTTCGGAAACCACTTCCAAGACGCCCCGCGGCACCCTCTACCGAGGTCGCGAAGGCATGTGGTCGTGGGTGCTTCACCGCATCACCGGAGTCGCCATCTTCTTCTTCCTGTTGGTGCATGTGCTCGACACAGCACTCATCAGGGTGTCCCCCGAGGCCTACAACGCGGTCATCGGCACATACAAGAACCCGATCATGGCCCTCGGCGAGGTCGTGCTGGTCGCGGGCATCGTGTTCCACGCGATGAACGGCCTGCGCATCATCGCGGTCGACTTCTGGTCGAAGGGCGCCAAGTACCAGCGACAGCTCTTCTGGGGCGTGCTCCTGGTCTGGGGCATCATCATGGCGGGCTTCGTGCCGCGCCACCTCATGCTCGCGTTCGCCGGCTTCGGAGGAGGACACTGA